The genomic DNA TTGTGCGCGATCCTGACTCCGGGCCGCGCTCTCAGAAAAAAATCTCCCGCCGCATTTGGCGGCGGGAGGCAGGGGGTTAAAGGGAGAGGGCGCTAGGCGGCCCCTCCTGGCTAGCTTCTACGCAACCACACGTCGCACTAACAACAGCCCGGCACCCACCATCAGCAGGACAAGTGCCGTAAGACCCCATTCATCTAGGGTAGGGATGGGTTGCTGTTGCTGCGCCGTCACCACCAGCTGCGCGGTATCGCAGCCACTGATGACACACACCCGGTAGGCGACCACGCAGGTGCCGGAAGCCGGCACGTTAAAGGTCGCGACGCCGCTGCTGTTGATGCTAGCGCTAGCACACGTCGTCGCACCAAGCAAAGTAAAGCTCGCCCCAGGCGGTAAGGAGCCACTGCCGAACTGATCGTTGGACCCAACGTTGAAGGTGGCGCCTACAAAGCTAGCCGGGAAGCTCGTCGAATCATCTAAGGCATCCACTAACGGGACGGGGGTTGTGTTGCTGGCGGTGTTGTTAGCAGCATTGGAGTCATTGGACGCACCGGCGGTGACCGTGAAGGTGACACCTGTCTGGGGCGTATCCCCTCCTCCCGAAATACCTGGGGCGGTGAAGTTGAATGTGCAGTTGATGGTGGCACCGTTGGCAAGAGAGCCCACCGGCACCGGAGGATTGCAGCTTACGCTGCTCACGGTTCCCGCTGAGGCCGTAATAGAGCAGGTGGCGTTGGTCGCCGGATCAGGACCGTTGTTGGTACAAGAAAAGCTCAAAGAGGTGTATGACCCACCAGGCGACAGGCTGGGCGGCAGCGAACCCAAACTGGCCGCCATGTCGCTCTGCGCCGCCGGTGCTGCGGGTGCCTCAAAGGAGCCAATGTCGCAGATTGGGACGGTGTCGCCATTGCCATCTAGCGGGCGGGTCACGCCGTTTTGGGATTGGTTGTTCACTACCGAATTGCCGCAGATGGTGCTATCGCCAGTGTCTATGGCCGGGCTGGCTGGGCTGAGCGGGAAATAAGCTGGTGAGCCGGTAAGCACACCCAATTGTGGGTCGCTGGTGGAGAAAACAATGGCACTACAACTGCTGGGGCTGCTTGAGGTTGGGGTGGTTTCGATGATGTTGTTGCCACCAATAAGGGTGCCGTTGCTTCCAGCTCCATTGAAGCAGTCGTAAGACGAAGACCCAGTGCTGTTTGCAAGAATTGAATTGTAGACCTCAGTATACGGCGGGTTCGTACCGGACTTCCACGCGTATAGGGCACCCCCATTTGTTGACGCGGTGTTCCCAGACAAAGTGCTGTTATACACATAGAGAAAGCCACTGTTGTTAGCCACACCCCCGCCATTGGTTGCCTCGTTGCCGGAAAAGGTGCTGTTGGCAACGGTCACCCGTCCTCCTGCGCCAGAAATGCCGCCACCGTTTTGGCTGCTGCCAGTAGCCCTGTTGTTGAGGAAAGTGCTCTTTCGCACCAGCAGCGTACCGCCGAACTCAAAGATGGCACCGCCGCCCCAACCGCCAGCGGCGACATTATTGGAGAATGTGGAATCGTCAATATGAATCGTGGTAGTGAGCGTACCGGCAGACCAGTCGCTTATGGCACCGCCGCCGTTGGCGGCGGTGTTGCCGGAAAAGCTGCTCTGGAGAACCGTTAAAGGTCCTGCTCCATTCGTGGAGATGGCGCCGCCGTAGCCCGCGTTGTTGTTGGTAAATGTAGAGTATGACACGGTGACGGTGAAGACGCCGGTACTGCTGACGGCACCACCATCGCCGCTGGTGCTGTTGTTGGAAAATGTAGTCCGTACAAGCGTAAGGATACCTTGGTTATTGTAGATGCCACCACCTCCAAAGCTTCCTCCGTTTCCGTAAGCGATGGTGAGGTTTTGTAAGGTGAGGTTGCCGTTAGAGTTTACTTGCATTACCCGCACGTCCTGAACGGTGTCTCCATTGGTGTCACCGCTGATGGTGATGTCCCCGATGCCGTCACCGTTGACGTCGCCATTGATGGTCAGCGTACCCACCGTGGCCGCATCCAGGATGTTGGGCAGAGTGGAGCTCAGCGCGATGGTGCCGCTGACGCTAAAAA from Thermoanaerobaculum aquaticum includes the following:
- a CDS encoding IPTL-CTERM sorting domain-containing protein → MMAVATADALTYTVTTLSDAVANDSQCSLREAIQEANNGADTDCAGSPSNGNDTIVFSVSGTIALSSTLPNILDAATVGTLTINGDVNGDGIGDITISGDTNGDTVQDVRVMQVNSNGNLTLQNLTIAYGNGGSFGGGGIYNNQGILTLVRTTFSNNSTSGDGGAVSSTGVFTVTVSYSTFTNNNAGYGGAISTNGAGPLTVLQSSFSGNTAANGGGAISDWSAGTLTTTIHIDDSTFSNNVAAGGWGGGAIFEFGGTLLVRKSTFLNNRATGSSQNGGGISGAGGRVTVANSTFSGNEATNGGGVANNSGFLYVYNSTLSGNTASTNGGALYAWKSGTNPPYTEVYNSILANSTGSSSYDCFNGAGSNGTLIGGNNIIETTPTSSSPSSCSAIVFSTSDPQLGVLTGSPAYFPLSPASPAIDTGDSTICGNSVVNNQSQNGVTRPLDGNGDTVPICDIGSFEAPAAPAAQSDMAASLGSLPPSLSPGGSYTSLSFSCTNNGPDPATNATCSITASAGTVSSVSCNPPVPVGSLANGATINCTFNFTAPGISGGGDTPQTGVTFTVTAGASNDSNAANNTASNTTPVPLVDALDDSTSFPASFVGATFNVGSNDQFGSGSLPPGASFTLLGATTCASASINSSGVATFNVPASGTCVVAYRVCVISGCDTAQLVVTAQQQQPIPTLDEWGLTALVLLMVGAGLLLVRRVVA